The following are encoded together in the Desulfococcus multivorans genome:
- a CDS encoding (deoxy)nucleoside triphosphate pyrophosphohydrolase, with amino-acid sequence MPKVTGQHIHVTCAIIERDELVLAAQRSDTMSLPLKWEFPGGKIRQGESPEACLIREIDEEMGVNVVIAGPLKPSTHRYPSVTVTLYPFICYLRKEEPVPLEHAALQWLPLDQLHTLDWAEADMPVLAEYCRLRR; translated from the coding sequence ATGCCTAAAGTGACCGGACAACATATTCACGTGACGTGTGCTATCATCGAGCGTGACGAGCTTGTGCTTGCCGCTCAGCGCAGCGACACCATGAGTCTTCCGTTGAAATGGGAATTTCCCGGCGGAAAGATCCGTCAGGGCGAATCTCCGGAAGCGTGTCTTATCCGGGAAATAGACGAAGAGATGGGTGTGAACGTTGTCATTGCCGGCCCCCTCAAGCCGTCTACACATCGGTATCCTTCCGTAACGGTGACCCTGTACCCGTTTATCTGTTACCTGAGGAAGGAAGAGCCGGTGCCGCTCGAACATGCCGCCCTGCAATGGCTCCCTCTGGATCAGCTCCACACCCTGGACTGGGCTGAGGCCGACATGCCCGTACTGGCCGAATATTGCCGGCTGCGGAGATGA
- a CDS encoding TVP38/TMEM64 family protein codes for MTQRKRNTWQGKAVLVGLLLLGIFVFRYFDLGEYLSLEYIKSSQERFHALYQSHRLAVIGAYVGIYIAVTALSLPGAAVLTLAGGGLFGLAVGTVAVSFASTIGATLACAVSRFLLRDWVQNKFGDKLKTINAGIEKEGAFYLFSLRLVPIFPFFVINLLMGLTRMRLFTFFWVSQVGMLAGTIVYVNAGRELARIDSLSGILSPGLLMSFAILGLFPITVRKLLALYRRRFRRTAEEESATKKSDP; via the coding sequence ATGACTCAGAGAAAAAGAAACACCTGGCAAGGCAAGGCCGTTCTGGTGGGCCTTCTCCTGCTGGGCATTTTCGTCTTCCGATATTTCGACCTGGGAGAATACCTCTCTCTCGAGTATATCAAATCATCCCAGGAGCGGTTTCACGCGCTCTATCAGTCACACCGGCTTGCGGTGATTGGCGCATACGTCGGCATTTACATCGCGGTCACTGCTTTGTCGCTGCCGGGGGCGGCGGTGCTGACCCTGGCCGGCGGCGGCCTTTTCGGTCTGGCGGTCGGGACGGTTGCGGTCTCGTTTGCCAGCACCATCGGCGCCACCCTGGCCTGTGCCGTCTCCCGTTTTCTTCTGCGCGATTGGGTTCAGAACAAATTCGGCGACAAGCTGAAAACGATCAACGCCGGTATCGAGAAAGAAGGCGCCTTCTACCTTTTCTCCCTTCGCCTGGTGCCGATTTTTCCTTTTTTTGTCATCAACCTGCTGATGGGGCTCACCCGCATGCGGTTGTTCACCTTTTTCTGGGTATCCCAGGTCGGCATGCTGGCCGGGACCATTGTCTATGTCAACGCAGGCAGGGAGCTGGCCCGGATCGACTCCCTCTCCGGCATTCTCTCGCCGGGGCTTTTGATGTCCTTCGCCATTCTCGGCCTGTTTCCCATCACCGTCAGGAAGCTTCTTGCGCTTTACCGAAGGCGGTTCCGGAGGACTGCGGAAGAGGAGTCGGCCACCAAAAAAAGTGACCCGTGA
- a CDS encoding CARDB domain-containing protein → MNLVMGFLVLFCLSFSPDVVLSICPDDNSQIGHGCAISPAATADESADAPILRKINVRDAATLTATEWDIGEPASAFDNNSNTVFRSANINPAFIQAAFLTTQSVRRIRVLLGQPGYPAIDSNSWRLEAADNEFDLDNQTDSYELVVPDRFDVAGDWDSVILPESIDKRIWRFTVTRTVGDNYVHIPELELWTEVDVSEGVDLNVTYISRYPRYEWDSAKPWPDIGEAVIFTAHIVNKGALDSGSFEYEWVVDGAVKAGGVLDSIPPQGVRTVEFVWEWETSRHYIAFQADPRNLLEELSDANNGVEDATDALPLAFWVEQSVYDEFNQRENALGTYSWEDWARQIPEQMNWMFDYSRYPLASRGVFTRVRLDKVEVVPDGTLFNLNFSHAPFETTSDGQWGFSTEEYLGAPESWLGVPWWVIHELGHQMFGLVDHYGMDVQDIDVDVLDSSGNRIAGTPLLPKLQFDIVHVNSRIYDLMRSASPYSVLSDHSTYYLNKYWRMGDRTHRVFGAYLHEIPAQTDIRLLDVQDRPLEGASVAVYQAQAGDGRSGPYSQYIDNAPDIFGTTDSRGIFSLGSKPFPEPEPPRDPEQGHILYNIALIELRHPSGDTRYTWLEVVDLNLAYWSGHTGIYVHDVYFPEGDSQLRLSESTVSFSATQGSNSPDPQNIQVDILGTTPHFWKVKRSEVSWLRTIPSPDIALGIDEYPPGPLTFIVDSCELPPGVYTTHVLVGIDAGTGEMEDPQSVQVTLNVNESIVPNEIIVPIDIKPGSKRNVINPRSHGAVWVAVFSDRSTGFNPRDIDVTSVRFGPEEAEPLRYKWRDVNKDRIHDLILRFNIPDTGIVCGDTEAVLIGKTLEGVQITGLDLTRTVGCKRK, encoded by the coding sequence ATGAATCTCGTGATGGGGTTTCTTGTATTATTCTGCCTTTCCTTCAGCCCCGATGTGGTGTTGTCGATTTGTCCGGACGATAACTCGCAGATCGGGCATGGTTGTGCAATAAGCCCAGCCGCCACAGCGGATGAATCGGCCGACGCGCCGATACTGCGCAAAATCAACGTGCGGGACGCGGCGACATTGACGGCTACGGAATGGGACATCGGCGAACCCGCCAGCGCATTTGACAACAACTCGAACACGGTATTTCGATCCGCGAATATCAATCCCGCCTTTATACAGGCCGCCTTCCTCACCACTCAGTCTGTCAGAAGGATCAGGGTATTGCTCGGACAACCTGGCTACCCCGCGATCGACAGCAACAGCTGGCGCCTTGAAGCTGCCGACAACGAATTCGATCTGGATAATCAGACCGACTCATATGAGCTGGTCGTTCCCGATCGCTTCGACGTTGCAGGCGACTGGGACTCCGTGATTCTTCCAGAGTCGATCGACAAGCGTATTTGGCGCTTCACAGTCACCCGCACTGTTGGTGACAACTACGTACACATCCCCGAATTGGAACTGTGGACAGAGGTGGACGTCTCTGAAGGTGTGGATTTGAATGTGACCTACATCAGTCGATATCCGCGCTATGAGTGGGATTCGGCCAAGCCTTGGCCCGACATAGGTGAAGCGGTCATATTCACGGCGCACATCGTCAATAAGGGGGCCCTGGACTCCGGGTCCTTCGAGTATGAGTGGGTAGTCGACGGCGCAGTGAAGGCAGGCGGCGTGTTGGACAGCATCCCGCCCCAAGGCGTCAGGACCGTGGAGTTCGTTTGGGAATGGGAAACGAGCCGCCATTATATTGCCTTTCAGGCGGATCCCCGCAACCTTCTGGAGGAGTTGTCCGACGCTAACAACGGTGTTGAAGATGCTACCGACGCGCTGCCCCTCGCATTTTGGGTCGAGCAAAGCGTCTATGACGAGTTCAACCAACGTGAGAATGCCTTGGGCACATACTCCTGGGAAGATTGGGCGCGACAAATACCTGAACAGATGAACTGGATGTTTGATTACTCCAGGTATCCACTTGCTTCGAGAGGCGTATTTACAAGAGTTCGGCTGGACAAAGTCGAGGTTGTACCGGACGGAACGCTGTTTAACCTGAATTTTTCACACGCCCCGTTCGAGACGACGTCCGATGGTCAGTGGGGGTTCTCTACAGAAGAATATTTAGGGGCCCCTGAAAGTTGGCTTGGCGTCCCTTGGTGGGTTATCCACGAGCTCGGACACCAGATGTTCGGGTTGGTTGATCACTATGGGATGGATGTGCAAGATATTGATGTCGACGTGCTGGATTCCAGCGGCAATCGAATCGCCGGCACACCGTTACTCCCTAAGCTCCAATTTGACATAGTTCACGTTAACAGCCGGATATATGATCTGATGCGCTCGGCTTCCCCGTACTCCGTTCTTTCAGATCACTCCACATATTACCTCAACAAGTATTGGCGTATGGGAGATCGCACTCACCGCGTCTTTGGCGCTTACCTCCATGAAATTCCTGCGCAGACAGACATTCGACTTCTCGACGTACAAGATCGGCCTTTGGAAGGCGCCTCTGTTGCAGTGTACCAAGCGCAAGCGGGCGACGGACGTTCTGGACCATACAGCCAATACATCGACAACGCGCCCGACATCTTCGGCACTACCGATTCACGCGGTATCTTTTCGCTGGGCAGTAAACCATTCCCTGAACCAGAGCCTCCTCGCGATCCTGAACAAGGTCATATCTTGTACAACATCGCTCTTATTGAGCTGCGTCACCCTTCAGGAGATACACGCTATACATGGCTTGAGGTGGTAGACCTGAATCTCGCCTATTGGAGCGGACACACCGGGATCTATGTTCACGATGTCTATTTTCCCGAGGGAGATTCGCAGCTACGCCTGAGCGAGAGCACGGTATCGTTCTCAGCCACGCAAGGGTCGAACAGCCCGGACCCGCAGAATATCCAAGTGGATATACTTGGCACCACGCCCCACTTCTGGAAGGTGAAGCGCTCAGAGGTGTCCTGGCTCAGGACCATCCCCTCTCCGGATATCGCGCTCGGCATCGACGAGTATCCCCCAGGACCGCTGACCTTCATCGTCGACAGCTGTGAGCTTCCCCCGGGCGTATACACAACCCATGTTCTTGTTGGTATAGATGCGGGCACAGGAGAGATGGAGGATCCGCAATCTGTCCAGGTCACACTGAATGTCAACGAAAGTATTGTGCCCAATGAAATTATCGTTCCCATTGACATCAAACCGGGGAGTAAACGGAACGTTATCAATCCACGCTCCCATGGCGCCGTCTGGGTAGCCGTTTTTTCCGATCGGTCTACAGGCTTCAACCCGCGGGACATCGACGTGACAAGCGTGCGTTTCGGACCTGAAGAAGCTGAGCCGCTGCGCTACAAGTGGCGGGATGTCAACAAGGACAGAATCCATGACCTGATTCTACGTTTCAATATCCCTGATACCGGCATCGTCTGTGGCGACACTGAGGCTGTCCTGATCGGTAAGACTTTAGAGGGCGTGCAGATAACCGGTTTGGACTTGACCAGGACAGTAGGATGCAAGAGGAAATAA
- a CDS encoding sigma-70 family RNA polymerase sigma factor, with protein sequence MTEPHRELPDHPEDWVDQYGDALYRFAVARVKDPSIAEELVQEALVSALGSRKSYKGMSSRKTWLTAILKYKIVDHFRRSRRESANENLDRIDAHDTSGDDLFNEKGGWSLLPPRWQTDPGKIQEQREFLDIFYQCLGELPERLARVFMLREMDGAETGEICQEMKVTPTNSWTLLYRARMGLKRCLEARWPGVRTERG encoded by the coding sequence ATGACGGAGCCCCATAGGGAGTTGCCGGACCACCCTGAAGACTGGGTGGATCAATATGGAGATGCGCTATACCGGTTTGCCGTAGCCCGCGTCAAGGACCCTTCGATCGCCGAAGAGCTGGTGCAGGAGGCCCTTGTCTCAGCCCTTGGGTCACGCAAATCCTACAAGGGGATGTCTTCGAGAAAAACGTGGCTCACGGCCATCCTGAAATACAAGATCGTCGATCACTTCCGCAGAAGCCGGCGGGAATCCGCAAACGAGAATCTCGACCGGATCGACGCGCACGACACATCTGGAGACGATCTCTTCAATGAGAAGGGGGGATGGTCGCTCCTGCCGCCCAGGTGGCAGACCGATCCCGGAAAGATTCAGGAGCAGCGGGAATTTCTGGATATCTTCTACCAATGCCTGGGCGAGCTTCCCGAACGGTTGGCCAGGGTCTTCATGCTCCGTGAGATGGACGGCGCCGAGACCGGAGAGATCTGTCAGGAAATGAAGGTTACCCCGACCAATTCATGGACCTTGCTTTACCGCGCCCGCATGGGGTTGAAGCGGTGCCTTGAAGCCCGGTGGCCGGGTGTCCGCACGGAAAGGGGATGA
- a CDS encoding DUF3427 domain-containing protein, which yields MTHTPPAPGLYDALLDSALQKILAANPELRAVLEKIDSEEQPARYAAFVAKILEQALRCEADPGKRLALCNRIIGMLADKAGIGHLHNHKLVVAPKSLLLEVTPPHYGRPGIPRPQTSIVESSLFTGSSREPQLVHELLEEMRSADEVDILISFIKWSGLRLLMPGFEDLRERGVPVRIITTSYMGASDAPAVEWLAAMPNVRVRISYDTNRTRLHAKAYHFKRLSGFSTGYIGSANMAHAAMTSGLEWNLKVTAQDMIHILEKFSAEFETYWNSREFIPFDPGNPNPFRQAIAQARNIGTQQAAVFFDLRPHPFQERILEALERERVIRSQYRNLVIAATGTGKTVIAAFDYKRFREFKKQQARLLFIAHRQEILQQALATFRNVVRDHNFGELLSGPYRPERLDHLFCSVGMLTSRRLWEQVGRDFYDYIVIDEVHHGTAASYRPLFEHFSPEILLGLTATPERMDGGNVAADFGNRFAAEIRLPEALEEKLLCPFHYFGVADPVAISEDRFWRYGRYDENALEKVYTGSHIQARQRLDVVLAALERYESDLETVKGVGFCVSIKHARFMAEMFRKRGIPSAAFVSDVGSADCAVLLDNLKSGRLAFLFTVDKLSEGVDLPTLNVVLFLRPTESLTVFLQQLGRGLRHAPGKECLTVLDFVGQVHRHYRMDSKLKALLPRHRYAIDREVESDFPHLPAGCSIQLDRQSRQYVLENIRANLRNLAAQVPERLQTFTVETGRKPTFGNFVRYHDYEPERLLVAESWSGWKAKAQLTPVPADPDLAVLKKALVRATFINGPDEIKRLKDVIRLLAQGQINAALQTAGDAILFIHYRLWAETGPRLGIHSLAESFHRLSRNPTILNDLVEILDWAKEETAAGGIKPELPFACLLELHARYGFKDIKAALGMADLSRAGQTGVGVLHFPDKKVYALLITFQKTEKEFSPSTMYADYPISRELLHWESQSQTSRQSNTGQNLVNHQPRGYTILIFARDQKKRNGCTVPFMFLGPAERVSYESERPIKMVWRLRYPMPVDMFEENRRGG from the coding sequence ATGACGCATACGCCGCCTGCCCCAGGCCTTTACGATGCCCTGCTGGATAGTGCCCTGCAGAAAATCCTGGCCGCAAACCCCGAGTTGCGAGCCGTTCTTGAGAAGATCGACAGCGAGGAACAACCGGCGCGCTACGCCGCCTTTGTGGCAAAGATTCTTGAACAGGCCCTGCGCTGCGAGGCTGACCCCGGGAAGCGATTGGCGCTTTGCAACCGCATCATCGGGATGTTGGCGGATAAGGCTGGAATAGGCCATCTGCATAATCATAAACTGGTTGTCGCCCCTAAGTCTCTGCTCCTTGAAGTCACACCACCGCATTATGGTCGGCCCGGTATCCCTCGACCCCAGACCTCCATTGTTGAAAGCAGCCTCTTTACCGGTTCCTCCAGGGAGCCGCAGCTGGTGCATGAGCTGTTGGAGGAGATGCGCTCTGCCGACGAGGTCGATATCCTGATCTCATTTATCAAATGGTCCGGCCTGCGATTGCTGATGCCGGGATTCGAGGATCTGCGGGAACGCGGTGTGCCGGTCCGGATCATCACGACCTCCTATATGGGCGCCTCCGACGCGCCGGCAGTGGAATGGCTGGCGGCCATGCCCAATGTTCGGGTGCGGATTTCCTATGACACCAACCGGACCAGACTCCATGCCAAGGCCTATCATTTCAAGCGGCTCTCCGGTTTTTCCACCGGCTATATCGGTTCGGCCAACATGGCCCATGCAGCGATGACCAGCGGCCTGGAATGGAACCTGAAGGTAACCGCTCAGGATATGATCCATATCCTTGAAAAGTTCAGTGCCGAGTTTGAGACCTATTGGAACAGCCGTGAATTCATCCCTTTCGATCCCGGCAACCCCAACCCCTTCCGCCAGGCGATTGCCCAGGCCCGCAACATCGGCACCCAACAAGCCGCCGTCTTTTTTGATCTACGCCCTCACCCTTTTCAGGAACGCATTCTGGAAGCCCTGGAAAGGGAGCGTGTCATCCGCAGCCAATATCGGAACCTGGTGATCGCCGCTACCGGTACCGGCAAGACGGTGATCGCGGCTTTTGATTACAAACGGTTCAGGGAATTCAAAAAGCAGCAGGCCCGCCTGCTGTTCATTGCTCACCGCCAGGAAATCCTTCAGCAGGCCCTGGCAACCTTCCGCAACGTGGTCCGGGACCACAACTTCGGCGAACTGCTGTCCGGCCCCTATCGGCCGGAACGGTTGGACCACCTGTTCTGTTCGGTGGGGATGCTCACGAGCCGCCGGTTATGGGAACAGGTCGGCCGCGATTTCTACGACTATATCGTCATTGACGAGGTACATCACGGCACCGCTGCAAGTTACCGACCGCTCTTCGAACATTTTTCCCCGGAGATATTGCTGGGTTTGACGGCAACCCCGGAGCGGATGGACGGCGGCAATGTCGCTGCCGACTTCGGTAATCGGTTTGCCGCTGAAATACGGCTTCCCGAGGCCCTGGAGGAGAAACTGCTCTGCCCATTCCATTACTTCGGGGTGGCCGATCCGGTGGCGATCAGTGAAGACCGTTTCTGGAGATACGGCCGCTATGACGAAAATGCGTTGGAAAAGGTTTATACCGGCTCCCACATCCAGGCCAGGCAGCGTCTCGATGTCGTGCTGGCTGCCCTTGAACGATACGAATCGGACCTGGAAACGGTCAAAGGGGTGGGTTTCTGCGTCTCCATCAAACACGCGCGATTCATGGCCGAGATGTTCAGAAAACGGGGCATCCCGTCAGCCGCCTTTGTCTCCGACGTGGGCAGCGCCGACTGTGCCGTTTTGCTCGATAACCTGAAATCCGGCCGTCTTGCCTTTCTGTTTACCGTTGACAAGCTGAGTGAAGGCGTGGACCTGCCGACTTTGAACGTGGTTCTGTTCCTGCGACCCACTGAAAGTCTGACTGTTTTCCTCCAGCAGCTTGGCCGGGGGCTGCGGCATGCACCCGGCAAGGAATGTCTTACAGTACTCGATTTTGTCGGCCAGGTGCACCGGCATTATCGTATGGACAGCAAGCTCAAGGCACTGCTGCCAAGACACCGTTATGCCATTGACCGCGAGGTCGAAAGCGATTTCCCTCATCTTCCGGCCGGCTGTTCGATCCAGCTCGATCGGCAGTCCCGGCAATATGTGCTGGAGAATATCCGGGCCAATCTGCGCAATCTTGCCGCCCAGGTTCCAGAGCGCTTACAGACTTTCACTGTGGAGACAGGCCGGAAACCCACCTTCGGCAATTTCGTGCGCTATCATGATTATGAACCCGAGCGGTTGCTGGTAGCCGAAAGCTGGAGCGGCTGGAAGGCAAAGGCGCAATTGACACCGGTTCCGGCCGATCCGGATCTTGCTGTTTTGAAAAAGGCCTTGGTGCGGGCAACCTTCATCAACGGTCCGGACGAGATCAAACGGTTGAAAGACGTCATCCGATTATTGGCGCAAGGGCAGATAAATGCCGCTTTGCAGACGGCTGGAGACGCCATTCTTTTCATCCATTACCGGCTGTGGGCCGAGACTGGACCGCGCCTCGGTATTCATTCCCTGGCGGAATCGTTTCACCGGCTGAGCCGGAATCCCACCATTCTCAACGATCTGGTAGAAATCCTTGACTGGGCCAAGGAGGAGACCGCGGCAGGCGGCATCAAGCCGGAATTGCCGTTTGCCTGTTTGCTCGAACTGCATGCACGGTATGGTTTCAAGGACATAAAGGCGGCTCTTGGTATGGCAGACTTGAGCCGTGCGGGACAGACGGGCGTCGGCGTTCTTCATTTCCCGGACAAAAAGGTCTATGCCCTGTTGATCACCTTTCAGAAGACCGAAAAGGAATTCTCCCCAAGCACCATGTATGCTGACTATCCCATCAGCCGGGAACTGCTGCATTGGGAGTCTCAATCGCAAACCAGCCGGCAATCGAATACCGGGCAGAACCTGGTTAACCACCAGCCACGGGGTTACACCATTCTCATCTTTGCCCGCGACCAGAAGAAACGTAACGGCTGTACCGTGCCCTTTATGTTCCTTGGGCCGGCGGAGCGGGTGAGCTATGAGAGCGAAAGACCGATCAAGATGGTTTGGCGTCTGCGGTATCCAATGCCGGTGGATATGTTTGAAGAAAACAGGCGCGGTGGGTGA